A window of the Buchnera aphidicola (Aphis glycines) genome harbors these coding sequences:
- a CDS encoding integration host factor subunit alpha has translation MVLTKAKLSENLFEKLKLTKRDAKLFVEFFFEEIRKSLEKGEHVKLSGFGNFQLKNKKERPGRNPKTGEKVVISKRRVVTFKAGQKLKNRIEHCFMKSKY, from the coding sequence ATGGTATTAACAAAAGCTAAACTTTCAGAAAATTTGTTTGAAAAATTAAAATTAACTAAACGTGATGCAAAATTATTTGTAGAGTTTTTTTTTGAAGAAATTAGAAAATCTTTAGAAAAAGGAGAGCACGTCAAATTATCTGGGTTTGGAAATTTTCAATTGAAAAATAAAAAAGAACGTCCAGGTCGAAATCCAAAAACAGGAGAAAAAGTCGTTATTTCAAAAAGACGAGTTGTGACTTTTAAAGCAGGTCAAAAATTAAAAAATCGTATTGAACATTGTTTTATGAAATCTAAATATTAA
- the queA gene encoding tRNA preQ1(34) S-adenosylmethionine ribosyltransferase-isomerase QueA — protein MNISNFSLDIPKSLIAFYPSSIRSQCRLMIVNGNTGEIAHTFFLNVINEINSGDLVIFNNTEVIPARLYGFKETGGKVELLLETILSNNNILAYLKSSNVVNINSKLFFGTYNDIEGYVISYKKPFYEIKFNNNRISSLDVFYKYGHIPLPPYIKRKNLKLDENLYQTIYKKNLGSVAAPTAGLHFDAVLLEELFKKGINIGFITLHIGSGTFQPIKTDQVEKHIMHSEKVYVSSDVINKIKICKKNGGRIIAVGTTTLRALESAYNSISWNSSKNYSKSTNIFIYPGYKHHVVDALITNFHFPESTLIMLVSSFLGHQNTLHAYREAIKEKYRFFSYGDAMYITHNKLAPYEKI, from the coding sequence ATGAATATTAGTAATTTTTCTTTAGATATACCAAAGTCATTAATAGCTTTTTATCCTTCTTCGATACGAAGTCAATGTCGCTTAATGATCGTCAATGGTAATACAGGCGAAATAGCTCATACATTTTTTTTAAATGTTATTAATGAGATTAATTCTGGTGATTTAGTCATTTTTAACAATACAGAAGTGATTCCTGCGCGTTTATATGGCTTTAAGGAGACTGGAGGAAAAGTTGAGCTATTACTTGAAACAATATTAAGTAATAACAATATACTTGCATATCTTAAGTCATCTAATGTAGTTAATATTAATTCAAAACTGTTTTTTGGAACATATAATGATATTGAAGGATATGTAATTAGTTATAAAAAACCATTCTATGAAATTAAATTTAATAATAATCGTATTTCATCGCTTGATGTTTTTTATAAATATGGACATATACCCTTACCTCCTTATATTAAAAGAAAAAATTTAAAATTAGATGAAAATTTATATCAAACTATATATAAAAAAAATTTAGGTTCTGTTGCGGCACCGACCGCAGGTCTGCATTTTGATGCAGTTTTATTAGAAGAGCTATTTAAAAAAGGAATAAATATAGGATTTATAACTTTACATATAGGAAGTGGGACATTCCAACCAATTAAAACTGATCAAGTAGAAAAACATATTATGCATTCTGAAAAAGTTTACGTTTCTTCTGATGTAATTAATAAAATTAAAATATGCAAAAAAAATGGAGGTCGTATAATAGCTGTTGGAACTACTACATTACGTGCCTTAGAAAGCGCATATAATTCTATTTCTTGGAATAGTTCAAAAAATTATTCAAAGAGTACTAATATTTTTATATATCCCGGTTATAAACATCATGTTGTGGATGCGTTAATTACTAATTTTCATTTTCCTGAGTCAACATTAATTATGTTAGTATCATCTTTTTTAGGACATCAAAATACTCTCCACGCTTATCGTGAAGCAATTAAAGAAAAATATCGTTTTTTTAGTTATGGAGATGCTATGTATATTACACATAATAAATTGGCTCCTTATGAAAAAATATAA